A window of the Cannabis sativa cultivar Pink pepper isolate KNU-18-1 chromosome X, ASM2916894v1, whole genome shotgun sequence genome harbors these coding sequences:
- the LOC115698748 gene encoding PHD finger protein EHD3 isoform X4, which translates to MGGDEGTSNGDGTECLEGLQNEVVNNGNGTTGVAGLSSGKREVLLTYKRRKHMKSCSESKLLDDGKANAKTASPLPLGQQFVKEQEGISMETTCQHKRTHFCMDGLKNCSQKPWKIVLEGMFQSLRDSEGGLKGCIRDALEFCPDTNHVARTKYDHHVDKRQRYSSPSDCLVKGFQKEASGQVGAVSNGQRCTSLTDSLLKGFQKEASGQVGAVSNGHLDSLNHQSVSEICHRTFFDVVTSEKFTSLCKLMLDHFHEMKIDSFLDYTLINSRIETGAYNQSPLLFLSDIQQGWGKLEEVGAEMISLAKSLSDFSISCYNKQSCHWEPNSHTKVVQREDCRKYRICPCRQCGDKADGRTCLVCDSCEEMYHISCIKPAVEEIPPKSWYCATCATCGIRSQHEKCVVCEKIKETVVKGVGNGSSCTNEATLEGDDSNCVTDEERTMEKRKRVEHCKICNGAIREGDNIKICVHSFCPCKLYHARCLTKKQLKSYSTTGWYCPSCLCRTCLTDRDDEKIILCDGCDYAFHLYCLQPKLTSFPEGKWFCNSCNVKLQTIRTAKRAYESSSNKQMVQGHPRTVTFGSRGKLKRKGNMGSDKSGGGMEMLLSAVNTLHSYETDMAGI; encoded by the exons ATGGGTGGCGACGAAGGAACAAGCAACGGTGACGGTACGGAGTGCCTAGAGGGGCTGCAAAATGAAGTAGTTAATAATGGGAATGGAACAACGGGCGTTGCAGGATTGAGCTCTGGGAAAAGGGAGGTACTTCTGACTTACAAGAGGCGGAAGCATATGAAATCTTGTTCCGAGAGCAAATTACTGGATGATGGCAAAGCGAATGCAAAGACTGCAAGTCCACTGCCACTGGGGCAACAG TTCGTAAAAGAACAAGAAGGCATTAGCATGGAAACTACTTGTCAGCATAAGCGAACTCACTTCTGCATGGATGGTTTGAAGAATTGTTCACAGAAGCCTTGGAAAATTGTTTTGGAAGGTATGTTTCAGTCTTTACGTGATAGTGAAGGTGGTCTGAAAGGATGCATTCGAGATGCACTGGAATTCTGTCCAGATACTAATCATGTAGCAAGAACTAAG TATGATCATCACGTTGATAAAAGGCAGAGGTACAGTTCACCATCAGACTGTCTCGTGAAGGGATTTCAGAAAGAAGCTAGTGGTCAAGTGGGTGCTGTATCCAATGGGCAGAGGTGCACTTCACTAACAGACAGTCTTTTAAAAGGATTTCAGAAAGAAGCTAGTGGGCAAGTGGGTGCTGTATCCAATGGGCATTTGGATAGCTTAAATCATCAGTCAGTCTCTGAGATCTGTCATCGTACTTTTTTTGATGTTGTAACATCGGAAAAGTTTACCTCACTTTGCAAGCTTATGTTAGATCATTTCCATGAAATGAAGATCGACAGTTTTCTTGACTATACACTTATAAACTCAAGGATAGAAACTGGAGCCTATAACCAATCTCCTTTGCTTTTCCTTTCAGATATTCAACAG GGTTGGGGAAAGCTTGAAGAAGTTGGTGCTGAGATGATTTCTCTTGCAAAAAGCCTATCTGATTTTTCGATCTCTTGCTATAATAAGCAG TCCTGCCACTGGGAACCTAACTCTCACACTAAGGTGGTTCAGAGAGAGGACTGCCGTAAATACAGAATTTGCCCTTGTAGACAATGTGGAGACAAAGCAGATGGGAGGACCTGCCTTGTTTGTGATTCATGTGAGGAGATGTATCACATATCCTGCATTAAACCAGCAGTTGAAGAGATTCCCCCGAAAAGTTGGTATTGTGCCACTTGTGCTACCTGCGGAATTCGTTCACAGCATGAGAAATGTGTGGTGTGCGAGAAAATTAAGGAGACTGTGGTCAAGGGTGTTGGCAATGGAAGTTCCTGTACAAATGAAGCCACACTTGAAGGTGATGATTCAAACTGTGTTACAGATGAAGAGAGAACCATGGAAAAGAGGAAAAGGGTAGAGCACTGTAAGATTTGTAATGGTGCGATACGAGAAGGTGACAACATAAAGATATGTGTCCATTCATTCTGCCCCTGCAAACTCTATCATGCAAGGTGCCTGACAAAGAAGCAGCTGAAATCATATAGTACTACTGGTTGGTACTGCCCTTCTTGCTTGTGCAGAACTTGTCTTACTGATAGAGATGATGAAAAGATCATCTTATGTGATGGCTGTGATTATGCGTTCCATCTCTACTGTCTGCAACCAAAACTGACTAGTTTTCCAGAGGGGAAGTGGTTTTGCAATTCTTGTAATGTGAAATTGCAAACAATAAGGACAGCGAAAAGGGCATATGAGAGTTCTTCAAACAAACAGATGGTGCAAGGCCATCCAAGAACAGTGACATTTGGAAGCCGTGGAAAGTTGAAACGTAAAGGAAACATGGGATCAGATAAGAGTGGAGGAGGAATGGAGATGCTATTAAGTGCAGTCAATACACTTCACAGCTATGAAACAGATATGGCTGGCATTTAG
- the LOC115698748 gene encoding PHD finger protein EHD3 isoform X3: MGGDEGTSNGDGTECLEGLQNEVVNNGNGTTGVAGLSSGKREVLLTYKRRKHMKSCSESKLLDDGKANAKTASPLPLGQQFVKEQEGISMETTCQHKRTHFCMDGLKNCSQKPWKIVLEGMFQSLRDSEGGLKGCIRDALEFCPDTNHVARTKYDHHVDKRQRYSSPSDCLVKGFQKEASGQVGAVSNGQRCTSLTDSLLKGFQKEASGQVGAVSNGHLDSLNHQSVSEICHRTFFDVVTSEKFTSLCKLMLDHFHEMKIDSFLDYTLINSRIETGAYNQSPLLFLSDIQQGWGKLEEVGAEMISLAKSLSDFSISCYNKQQSCHWEPNSHTKVVQREDCRKYRICPCRQCGDKADGRTCLVCDSCEEMYHISCIKPAVEEIPPKSWYCATCATCGIRSQHEKCVVCEKIKETVVKGVGNGSSCTNEATLEGDDSNCVTDEERTMEKRKRVEHCKICNGAIREGDNIKICVHSFCPCKLYHARCLTKKQLKSYSTTGWYCPSCLCRTCLTDRDDEKIILCDGCDYAFHLYCLQPKLTSFPEGKWFCNSCNVKLQTIRTAKRAYESSSNKQMVQGHPRTVTFGSRGKLKRKGNMGSDKSGGGMEMLLSAVNTLHSYETDMAGI; this comes from the exons ATGGGTGGCGACGAAGGAACAAGCAACGGTGACGGTACGGAGTGCCTAGAGGGGCTGCAAAATGAAGTAGTTAATAATGGGAATGGAACAACGGGCGTTGCAGGATTGAGCTCTGGGAAAAGGGAGGTACTTCTGACTTACAAGAGGCGGAAGCATATGAAATCTTGTTCCGAGAGCAAATTACTGGATGATGGCAAAGCGAATGCAAAGACTGCAAGTCCACTGCCACTGGGGCAACAG TTCGTAAAAGAACAAGAAGGCATTAGCATGGAAACTACTTGTCAGCATAAGCGAACTCACTTCTGCATGGATGGTTTGAAGAATTGTTCACAGAAGCCTTGGAAAATTGTTTTGGAAGGTATGTTTCAGTCTTTACGTGATAGTGAAGGTGGTCTGAAAGGATGCATTCGAGATGCACTGGAATTCTGTCCAGATACTAATCATGTAGCAAGAACTAAG TATGATCATCACGTTGATAAAAGGCAGAGGTACAGTTCACCATCAGACTGTCTCGTGAAGGGATTTCAGAAAGAAGCTAGTGGTCAAGTGGGTGCTGTATCCAATGGGCAGAGGTGCACTTCACTAACAGACAGTCTTTTAAAAGGATTTCAGAAAGAAGCTAGTGGGCAAGTGGGTGCTGTATCCAATGGGCATTTGGATAGCTTAAATCATCAGTCAGTCTCTGAGATCTGTCATCGTACTTTTTTTGATGTTGTAACATCGGAAAAGTTTACCTCACTTTGCAAGCTTATGTTAGATCATTTCCATGAAATGAAGATCGACAGTTTTCTTGACTATACACTTATAAACTCAAGGATAGAAACTGGAGCCTATAACCAATCTCCTTTGCTTTTCCTTTCAGATATTCAACAG GGTTGGGGAAAGCTTGAAGAAGTTGGTGCTGAGATGATTTCTCTTGCAAAAAGCCTATCTGATTTTTCGATCTCTTGCTATAATAAGCAG CAGTCCTGCCACTGGGAACCTAACTCTCACACTAAGGTGGTTCAGAGAGAGGACTGCCGTAAATACAGAATTTGCCCTTGTAGACAATGTGGAGACAAAGCAGATGGGAGGACCTGCCTTGTTTGTGATTCATGTGAGGAGATGTATCACATATCCTGCATTAAACCAGCAGTTGAAGAGATTCCCCCGAAAAGTTGGTATTGTGCCACTTGTGCTACCTGCGGAATTCGTTCACAGCATGAGAAATGTGTGGTGTGCGAGAAAATTAAGGAGACTGTGGTCAAGGGTGTTGGCAATGGAAGTTCCTGTACAAATGAAGCCACACTTGAAGGTGATGATTCAAACTGTGTTACAGATGAAGAGAGAACCATGGAAAAGAGGAAAAGGGTAGAGCACTGTAAGATTTGTAATGGTGCGATACGAGAAGGTGACAACATAAAGATATGTGTCCATTCATTCTGCCCCTGCAAACTCTATCATGCAAGGTGCCTGACAAAGAAGCAGCTGAAATCATATAGTACTACTGGTTGGTACTGCCCTTCTTGCTTGTGCAGAACTTGTCTTACTGATAGAGATGATGAAAAGATCATCTTATGTGATGGCTGTGATTATGCGTTCCATCTCTACTGTCTGCAACCAAAACTGACTAGTTTTCCAGAGGGGAAGTGGTTTTGCAATTCTTGTAATGTGAAATTGCAAACAATAAGGACAGCGAAAAGGGCATATGAGAGTTCTTCAAACAAACAGATGGTGCAAGGCCATCCAAGAACAGTGACATTTGGAAGCCGTGGAAAGTTGAAACGTAAAGGAAACATGGGATCAGATAAGAGTGGAGGAGGAATGGAGATGCTATTAAGTGCAGTCAATACACTTCACAGCTATGAAACAGATATGGCTGGCATTTAG
- the LOC115698748 gene encoding PHD finger protein EHD3 isoform X2 produces the protein MGGDEGTSNGDGTECLEGLQNEVVNNGNGTTGVAGLSSGKREVLLTYKRRKHMKSCSESKLLDDGKANAKTASPLPLGQQFVKEQEGISMETTCQHKRTHFCMDGLKNCSQKPWKIVLEGMFQSLRDSEGGLKGCIRDALEFCPDTNHVARTKQYDHHVDKRQRYSSPSDCLVKGFQKEASGQVGAVSNGQRCTSLTDSLLKGFQKEASGQVGAVSNGHLDSLNHQSVSEICHRTFFDVVTSEKFTSLCKLMLDHFHEMKIDSFLDYTLINSRIETGAYNQSPLLFLSDIQQGWGKLEEVGAEMISLAKSLSDFSISCYNKQSCHWEPNSHTKVVQREDCRKYRICPCRQCGDKADGRTCLVCDSCEEMYHISCIKPAVEEIPPKSWYCATCATCGIRSQHEKCVVCEKIKETVVKGVGNGSSCTNEATLEGDDSNCVTDEERTMEKRKRVEHCKICNGAIREGDNIKICVHSFCPCKLYHARCLTKKQLKSYSTTGWYCPSCLCRTCLTDRDDEKIILCDGCDYAFHLYCLQPKLTSFPEGKWFCNSCNVKLQTIRTAKRAYESSSNKQMVQGHPRTVTFGSRGKLKRKGNMGSDKSGGGMEMLLSAVNTLHSYETDMAGI, from the exons ATGGGTGGCGACGAAGGAACAAGCAACGGTGACGGTACGGAGTGCCTAGAGGGGCTGCAAAATGAAGTAGTTAATAATGGGAATGGAACAACGGGCGTTGCAGGATTGAGCTCTGGGAAAAGGGAGGTACTTCTGACTTACAAGAGGCGGAAGCATATGAAATCTTGTTCCGAGAGCAAATTACTGGATGATGGCAAAGCGAATGCAAAGACTGCAAGTCCACTGCCACTGGGGCAACAG TTCGTAAAAGAACAAGAAGGCATTAGCATGGAAACTACTTGTCAGCATAAGCGAACTCACTTCTGCATGGATGGTTTGAAGAATTGTTCACAGAAGCCTTGGAAAATTGTTTTGGAAGGTATGTTTCAGTCTTTACGTGATAGTGAAGGTGGTCTGAAAGGATGCATTCGAGATGCACTGGAATTCTGTCCAGATACTAATCATGTAGCAAGAACTAAG CAGTATGATCATCACGTTGATAAAAGGCAGAGGTACAGTTCACCATCAGACTGTCTCGTGAAGGGATTTCAGAAAGAAGCTAGTGGTCAAGTGGGTGCTGTATCCAATGGGCAGAGGTGCACTTCACTAACAGACAGTCTTTTAAAAGGATTTCAGAAAGAAGCTAGTGGGCAAGTGGGTGCTGTATCCAATGGGCATTTGGATAGCTTAAATCATCAGTCAGTCTCTGAGATCTGTCATCGTACTTTTTTTGATGTTGTAACATCGGAAAAGTTTACCTCACTTTGCAAGCTTATGTTAGATCATTTCCATGAAATGAAGATCGACAGTTTTCTTGACTATACACTTATAAACTCAAGGATAGAAACTGGAGCCTATAACCAATCTCCTTTGCTTTTCCTTTCAGATATTCAACAG GGTTGGGGAAAGCTTGAAGAAGTTGGTGCTGAGATGATTTCTCTTGCAAAAAGCCTATCTGATTTTTCGATCTCTTGCTATAATAAGCAG TCCTGCCACTGGGAACCTAACTCTCACACTAAGGTGGTTCAGAGAGAGGACTGCCGTAAATACAGAATTTGCCCTTGTAGACAATGTGGAGACAAAGCAGATGGGAGGACCTGCCTTGTTTGTGATTCATGTGAGGAGATGTATCACATATCCTGCATTAAACCAGCAGTTGAAGAGATTCCCCCGAAAAGTTGGTATTGTGCCACTTGTGCTACCTGCGGAATTCGTTCACAGCATGAGAAATGTGTGGTGTGCGAGAAAATTAAGGAGACTGTGGTCAAGGGTGTTGGCAATGGAAGTTCCTGTACAAATGAAGCCACACTTGAAGGTGATGATTCAAACTGTGTTACAGATGAAGAGAGAACCATGGAAAAGAGGAAAAGGGTAGAGCACTGTAAGATTTGTAATGGTGCGATACGAGAAGGTGACAACATAAAGATATGTGTCCATTCATTCTGCCCCTGCAAACTCTATCATGCAAGGTGCCTGACAAAGAAGCAGCTGAAATCATATAGTACTACTGGTTGGTACTGCCCTTCTTGCTTGTGCAGAACTTGTCTTACTGATAGAGATGATGAAAAGATCATCTTATGTGATGGCTGTGATTATGCGTTCCATCTCTACTGTCTGCAACCAAAACTGACTAGTTTTCCAGAGGGGAAGTGGTTTTGCAATTCTTGTAATGTGAAATTGCAAACAATAAGGACAGCGAAAAGGGCATATGAGAGTTCTTCAAACAAACAGATGGTGCAAGGCCATCCAAGAACAGTGACATTTGGAAGCCGTGGAAAGTTGAAACGTAAAGGAAACATGGGATCAGATAAGAGTGGAGGAGGAATGGAGATGCTATTAAGTGCAGTCAATACACTTCACAGCTATGAAACAGATATGGCTGGCATTTAG
- the LOC115698748 gene encoding PHD finger protein EHD3 isoform X1: MGGDEGTSNGDGTECLEGLQNEVVNNGNGTTGVAGLSSGKREVLLTYKRRKHMKSCSESKLLDDGKANAKTASPLPLGQQFVKEQEGISMETTCQHKRTHFCMDGLKNCSQKPWKIVLEGMFQSLRDSEGGLKGCIRDALEFCPDTNHVARTKQYDHHVDKRQRYSSPSDCLVKGFQKEASGQVGAVSNGQRCTSLTDSLLKGFQKEASGQVGAVSNGHLDSLNHQSVSEICHRTFFDVVTSEKFTSLCKLMLDHFHEMKIDSFLDYTLINSRIETGAYNQSPLLFLSDIQQGWGKLEEVGAEMISLAKSLSDFSISCYNKQQSCHWEPNSHTKVVQREDCRKYRICPCRQCGDKADGRTCLVCDSCEEMYHISCIKPAVEEIPPKSWYCATCATCGIRSQHEKCVVCEKIKETVVKGVGNGSSCTNEATLEGDDSNCVTDEERTMEKRKRVEHCKICNGAIREGDNIKICVHSFCPCKLYHARCLTKKQLKSYSTTGWYCPSCLCRTCLTDRDDEKIILCDGCDYAFHLYCLQPKLTSFPEGKWFCNSCNVKLQTIRTAKRAYESSSNKQMVQGHPRTVTFGSRGKLKRKGNMGSDKSGGGMEMLLSAVNTLHSYETDMAGI, from the exons ATGGGTGGCGACGAAGGAACAAGCAACGGTGACGGTACGGAGTGCCTAGAGGGGCTGCAAAATGAAGTAGTTAATAATGGGAATGGAACAACGGGCGTTGCAGGATTGAGCTCTGGGAAAAGGGAGGTACTTCTGACTTACAAGAGGCGGAAGCATATGAAATCTTGTTCCGAGAGCAAATTACTGGATGATGGCAAAGCGAATGCAAAGACTGCAAGTCCACTGCCACTGGGGCAACAG TTCGTAAAAGAACAAGAAGGCATTAGCATGGAAACTACTTGTCAGCATAAGCGAACTCACTTCTGCATGGATGGTTTGAAGAATTGTTCACAGAAGCCTTGGAAAATTGTTTTGGAAGGTATGTTTCAGTCTTTACGTGATAGTGAAGGTGGTCTGAAAGGATGCATTCGAGATGCACTGGAATTCTGTCCAGATACTAATCATGTAGCAAGAACTAAG CAGTATGATCATCACGTTGATAAAAGGCAGAGGTACAGTTCACCATCAGACTGTCTCGTGAAGGGATTTCAGAAAGAAGCTAGTGGTCAAGTGGGTGCTGTATCCAATGGGCAGAGGTGCACTTCACTAACAGACAGTCTTTTAAAAGGATTTCAGAAAGAAGCTAGTGGGCAAGTGGGTGCTGTATCCAATGGGCATTTGGATAGCTTAAATCATCAGTCAGTCTCTGAGATCTGTCATCGTACTTTTTTTGATGTTGTAACATCGGAAAAGTTTACCTCACTTTGCAAGCTTATGTTAGATCATTTCCATGAAATGAAGATCGACAGTTTTCTTGACTATACACTTATAAACTCAAGGATAGAAACTGGAGCCTATAACCAATCTCCTTTGCTTTTCCTTTCAGATATTCAACAG GGTTGGGGAAAGCTTGAAGAAGTTGGTGCTGAGATGATTTCTCTTGCAAAAAGCCTATCTGATTTTTCGATCTCTTGCTATAATAAGCAG CAGTCCTGCCACTGGGAACCTAACTCTCACACTAAGGTGGTTCAGAGAGAGGACTGCCGTAAATACAGAATTTGCCCTTGTAGACAATGTGGAGACAAAGCAGATGGGAGGACCTGCCTTGTTTGTGATTCATGTGAGGAGATGTATCACATATCCTGCATTAAACCAGCAGTTGAAGAGATTCCCCCGAAAAGTTGGTATTGTGCCACTTGTGCTACCTGCGGAATTCGTTCACAGCATGAGAAATGTGTGGTGTGCGAGAAAATTAAGGAGACTGTGGTCAAGGGTGTTGGCAATGGAAGTTCCTGTACAAATGAAGCCACACTTGAAGGTGATGATTCAAACTGTGTTACAGATGAAGAGAGAACCATGGAAAAGAGGAAAAGGGTAGAGCACTGTAAGATTTGTAATGGTGCGATACGAGAAGGTGACAACATAAAGATATGTGTCCATTCATTCTGCCCCTGCAAACTCTATCATGCAAGGTGCCTGACAAAGAAGCAGCTGAAATCATATAGTACTACTGGTTGGTACTGCCCTTCTTGCTTGTGCAGAACTTGTCTTACTGATAGAGATGATGAAAAGATCATCTTATGTGATGGCTGTGATTATGCGTTCCATCTCTACTGTCTGCAACCAAAACTGACTAGTTTTCCAGAGGGGAAGTGGTTTTGCAATTCTTGTAATGTGAAATTGCAAACAATAAGGACAGCGAAAAGGGCATATGAGAGTTCTTCAAACAAACAGATGGTGCAAGGCCATCCAAGAACAGTGACATTTGGAAGCCGTGGAAAGTTGAAACGTAAAGGAAACATGGGATCAGATAAGAGTGGAGGAGGAATGGAGATGCTATTAAGTGCAGTCAATACACTTCACAGCTATGAAACAGATATGGCTGGCATTTAG